The following are encoded together in the Rhodothermales bacterium genome:
- a CDS encoding ABC transporter permease subunit yields MSGAEWEAVLLSLRVAAVATAVSLPVGVAVAYGLARRLVPAPLVVENLVQLPLVLPPVVTGYALLVLFSGNVAFSWIAAASAAGVMGFPLLVQTARVAIEAVDPEWEEAAAVDGATRWGAFLGVTLPLAARGVAAGAALAFARALGEFGATIVVAGNIPGRTQTIPLAIFSRLNQAGGEAAALRLIAVSVALSVGSLLVHAVLTRRLHGSTRGT; encoded by the coding sequence GTGAGCGGAGCGGAGTGGGAGGCCGTCCTGCTCTCGCTGCGCGTCGCAGCCGTGGCGACGGCCGTGAGCCTGCCCGTCGGCGTGGCGGTGGCGTACGGGCTGGCCCGGCGGCTCGTGCCCGCGCCGCTCGTCGTCGAAAACCTCGTCCAGCTTCCCCTCGTGCTGCCGCCGGTCGTGACGGGCTACGCCCTCCTCGTGCTGTTCTCCGGAAATGTCGCGTTCTCGTGGATCGCGGCTGCGAGCGCGGCGGGCGTGATGGGCTTCCCGCTCCTCGTGCAAACGGCGCGCGTCGCGATCGAAGCCGTGGACCCGGAGTGGGAAGAGGCGGCGGCCGTCGACGGCGCGACGCGGTGGGGCGCGTTTCTCGGGGTGACGCTGCCGCTCGCGGCGCGGGGCGTTGCCGCCGGGGCCGCGCTCGCCTTCGCCCGCGCCCTCGGCGAGTTCGGCGCGACGATCGTCGTGGCGGGCAACATTCCGGGGCGGACGCAGACGATCCCGCTCGCGATCTTCTCCCGGCTGAACCAGGCTGGCGGCGAGGCGGCGGCACTGCGGCTCATCGCCGTCTCCGTCGCGCTCTCGGTGGGGAGCCTGCTCGTGCACGCCGTCCTCACGCGGCGGCTGCACGGATCAACACGGGGGACATGA